The following coding sequences are from one Mycobacterium bourgelatii window:
- the gatB gene encoding Asp-tRNA(Asn)/Glu-tRNA(Gln) amidotransferase subunit GatB: MTAATADLLDYDEVIARFDPVLGLEVHVELSTATKMFCGCATTFGAEPNTQVCPVCLGLPGSLPVVNRVAVESAIRIGLALNCEIVPWCRFARKNYFYPDMPKNYQISQYDEPIAINGYLEAPLEDGTTWRVEIERAHMEEDTGKLTHIGSETGRIHGATTSLIDYNRAGVPLIEIVTKPIVGAGERAPQIARAYVTALRDLLRVLDVSDVRMDQGSMRCDANVSLMPKGAAEFGTRTETKNVNSLKSVEVAVRYEMQRQAAVLVAGGQITQETRHFHEAGYTSPGRAKETAQDYRYFPEPDLEPVAPSRELVEQLRQTIPELPWLSRKRIQQEWGISDEVMRDLVNAGAVELVMATVEHGAPSEQARAWWGNFLVQKANEAGVQLDELSITPAQVAKVVALVNEGKLSNKLARQVIEGVLAGEGEPEEVMTARGLALVRDDALTQAAVDEALAANPDVAEKIRGGKVAAAGAIVGAVMKATRGQADAARVRELVLAACGQA, from the coding sequence ATGACTGCTGCCACGGCCGACCTGCTGGATTACGACGAGGTCATAGCCCGCTTCGATCCGGTGCTGGGCCTTGAGGTGCACGTTGAGCTCTCCACCGCGACCAAGATGTTCTGCGGCTGCGCCACGACGTTCGGCGCCGAACCCAACACACAGGTGTGCCCCGTGTGTCTTGGCCTGCCGGGATCGCTGCCGGTAGTCAACCGGGTGGCCGTGGAGTCGGCTATCCGGATCGGGCTCGCGCTCAACTGCGAAATCGTGCCGTGGTGCCGCTTTGCCCGGAAGAACTACTTCTATCCGGACATGCCAAAGAACTACCAGATCTCGCAGTACGACGAGCCGATCGCCATCAACGGATACCTCGAAGCTCCACTGGAAGACGGCACCACCTGGCGGGTGGAGATCGAACGAGCGCACATGGAGGAAGACACCGGCAAGCTCACCCACATCGGCAGCGAGACGGGCCGCATCCACGGCGCGACCACCTCGCTGATCGACTACAACCGCGCGGGCGTGCCGTTGATCGAAATCGTCACCAAACCCATCGTGGGCGCCGGGGAACGGGCGCCACAAATCGCGCGTGCCTATGTGACGGCCTTGCGAGACCTGTTGCGGGTGTTAGACGTATCCGACGTCCGTATGGATCAGGGTTCGATGCGCTGCGACGCCAACGTGTCGCTGATGCCGAAGGGGGCAGCCGAATTCGGCACTCGTACCGAGACCAAGAACGTCAACTCGTTGAAGAGCGTCGAAGTCGCGGTGCGTTACGAAATGCAGCGTCAGGCGGCCGTTTTGGTAGCCGGTGGTCAAATCACTCAGGAAACCAGGCACTTTCACGAGGCCGGCTACACGAGCCCGGGACGGGCCAAGGAAACCGCGCAGGACTACCGGTACTTCCCCGAGCCGGATCTGGAGCCCGTCGCGCCCAGCCGGGAGCTGGTGGAACAACTGCGTCAGACCATCCCTGAACTTCCGTGGTTGAGCCGCAAGCGAATTCAGCAGGAGTGGGGCATCTCCGACGAGGTGATGCGGGATCTGGTGAACGCGGGCGCCGTCGAATTGGTCATGGCGACAGTCGAACACGGGGCGCCCAGCGAGCAGGCCCGGGCCTGGTGGGGCAACTTCTTGGTGCAGAAAGCCAATGAGGCCGGTGTGCAGCTTGACGAACTATCGATAACCCCGGCCCAGGTCGCCAAGGTGGTTGCGTTGGTCAACGAGGGCAAGCTCTCGAACAAGCTGGCCCGGCAGGTTATCGAGGGCGTGCTGGCCGGTGAAGGTGAGCCCGAGGAGGTGATGACCGCCCGCGGTCTGGCGCTGGTGCGCGACGATGCGCTGACGCAGGCGGCGGTCGACGAAGCCTTGGCCGCCAATCCCGATGTGGCGGAGAAGATTCGCGGTGGCAAGGTGGCCGCGGCAGGGGCGATAGTCGGCGCTGTGATGAAGGCCACTCGCGGACAGGCCGACGCGGCGCGGGTGCGTGAACTGGTGTTGGCGGCCTGCGGGCAGGCCTGA
- a CDS encoding flavin reductase family protein, which produces MSQCCARPHDGDVIDESFDDFLTMLDGPVYVVTTAADGQPSGCLVTSAAQTSVQPPSFMVGFHYANPTAEVASRSEYVAVHLLPRHARVLAELFAKLSDEDKFQRCSWRAGPFGMPILDDAVGWFVGKTASRSPVGDHIAYLVEPVSVHAGEVPEELLYLSDIDDFVIDDDGGHLDPQKLYKAQSRETSNRYGMRFTLDVP; this is translated from the coding sequence CTGTCGCAATGCTGCGCGCGGCCTCATGATGGTGACGTGATCGATGAATCGTTCGATGACTTCCTGACGATGCTGGACGGCCCGGTGTACGTGGTGACCACGGCCGCCGACGGCCAGCCCTCCGGCTGCCTGGTGACTTCGGCTGCCCAGACCAGCGTGCAGCCGCCGAGCTTCATGGTCGGCTTCCACTACGCCAACCCCACCGCCGAGGTGGCGAGCCGATCCGAGTACGTGGCAGTCCATCTGCTGCCGCGCCACGCGCGGGTACTGGCCGAGTTGTTCGCCAAGTTGTCCGACGAAGACAAGTTCCAGCGGTGCTCCTGGCGTGCCGGGCCCTTCGGTATGCCGATTCTCGACGACGCCGTCGGGTGGTTCGTCGGCAAAACCGCCAGTCGGAGCCCGGTGGGCGACCACATCGCCTACCTGGTTGAGCCCGTGAGCGTGCACGCCGGTGAGGTGCCCGAAGAGCTGCTGTACCTGTCCGACATCGACGACTTCGTCATCGACGACGACGGTGGCCACTTGGACCCGCAGAAGCTTTACAAGGCGCAGTCGCGGGAAACATCGAATCGATACGGCATGCGGTTCACCCTGGACGTGCCCTAA